The Geotrypetes seraphini chromosome 8, aGeoSer1.1, whole genome shotgun sequence genome includes a region encoding these proteins:
- the SMIM12 gene encoding small integral membrane protein 12: MWPVLWMAARTYAPYVTFPVALVVGAVGYHLEWFLRGEPPPPAADEERSIVEQREERKLNELTGRDVTQVLSLKEKLEFAPKAVLNRNRSA, from the coding sequence ATGTGGCCCGTGCTGTGGATGGCCGCGCGCACCTATGCGCCCTACGTGACCTTCCCGGTGGCCCTGGTGGTGGGCGCGGTGGGCTACCACCTGGAGTGGTTCCTGCGAGGGGAGCCGCCGCCGCCGGCCGCCGACGAGGAGAGAAGCATCGTGGAGCAGCGCGAGGAGCGCAAGCTGAACGAGCTGACGGGCCGCGACGTGACCCAGGTGCTGAGCCTGAAGGAGAAGCTCGAGTTCGCGCCCAAGGCCGTGCTCAACCGCAACCGCTCGGCCTGA